In Anabas testudineus chromosome 12, fAnaTes1.2, whole genome shotgun sequence, one genomic interval encodes:
- the hhipl1 gene encoding HHIP-like protein 1 → MQRCYGKVPPRLWSPIGILYFSTLWVAHVMLHPQCLDFKPPFRPLRELEFCVMYKDFGCCDYQKDKELMTKYYRIMDHFDYYEYANCAGFVMELLCQECSPYAAHLFDAEDQSTLVRTIPGLCPDYCSQFWKKCNSTIPFISDNPHIAKIKEDQTRLCHYLELDDMDYCYPHLLSNQKLTQNLGQVQSDSDGCLQLCLEEVANGLRNPLAMVHTNDGTHRFFVAEQVGLVWTYLPDRSKLEMPFLNITKAVLTSSWEGDERGFLGLTFHPKYKYNGKLYVYYSVQVGFDERIRISEFRVSANDMNVVDHSSERVILEIDEPASNHNGGQLLFADDGYLYIFTGDGGMAGDPFGKYGNSQNKSTLLGKVLRINVDGNERGPLYKIPPDNPFIHEQGARPEIYAYGVRNMWRCSVDRGDPLTKEGKGRIFCGDVGQNKFEEIDIIEKGRNYGWRAKEGFSCYDKKLCDNSSLEDVLPIYAYPHKMGKSVTGGYIYRGCEYPNLNGMYIFGDFMSGRLMSLQEDRNTGHWKYNEICMGMGLTCAFPRLINNYHQYIISFAEDEAGELYLMSTGIPSATSPSGVVYKVVDPSRRAQPRQCHFDTLPVRVKSNLIKFVPQETLIGLQPASKNKPEPQPTESYDWLQVLIDQLRADPTTPLPSATTSKAPKHSKQKGRRKKGKSRTESAPLLKNGAVRLVGDEPGHSDRGRVEIYVNGEWGTVCDDLWSTTNAEVVCRQLGYRYALKAAKNSEFGEGKHLPILLDDVQCDGTESSLLYCKHGGVATHNCAHSEDAGVICGNEDYTVVV, encoded by the exons ATGCAACGGTGTTATGGCAAAGTTCCGCCTCGGTTGTGGTCGCCGATCggcattttatatttttctacattgtgGGTCGCACATGTAATGTTACACCCTCAGTGTCTAGATTTTAAGCCGCCCTTTCGGCCGTTAAGGGAGCTGGAGTTTTGTGTAATGTACAAGGATTTTGGTTGCTGTGATTACCAGAAAGACAAGGAACTGATGACTAAGTACTACCGGATTATGGATCATTTTGATTATTATGAATATGCCAACTGTGCGGGGTTCGTCATGGAGCTCCTCTGCCAG GAGTGTTCTCCCTATGCAGCTCACCTCTTTGATGCTGAGGACCAAAGTACCCTGGTCCGGACAATCCCTGGGCTCTGTCCGGACTACTGTTCCCAGTTTTGGAAGAAGTGCAATTCTACCATCCCTTTCATTTCTGACAATCCTCACATAGCCAAAATCAAAGAAGACCAGACTCGACTCTGCCATTACCTGGAGCTGGATGACATGGACTACTGCTACCCACACCTCCTCAGCAACCAAAAGCTTACCCAGAACTTGGGCCAGGTTCAGTCTGATTCAGATGGTTGTCTTCAGCTTTGTCTGGAAGAAGTGGCCAATGGTTTGCGGAACCCACTAGCCATGGTCCACACAAATGATGGCACGCATCGATTCTTTGTGGCAGAACAGGTGGGCTTGGTGTGGACCTACCTTCCTGACAGGTCAAAACTGGAGATGCCATTTTTAAACATTACCAAGGCTGTTTTAACATCATCATGGGAAGGGGATGAGAGAGGCTTCCTGGGACTCACCTTTCACCCCAAATACAAGTACAATGGGAAGTTGTATGTATATTATTCAGTGCAAGTAGGTTTTGATGAGAGGATCAGGATCAGCGAGTTCCGTGTGTCAGCCAACGACATGAATGTGGTGGATCATTCCTCTGAGCG GGTTATTCTGGAGATTGATGAGCCAGCATCAAACCACAATGGAGGGCAATTGCTATTTGCAGATGATGGCTACTTGTACATTTTTACAGGTGATGGTGGAATGGCAGGAGACCCATTCGGAAAATATGGGAATTCCCAGAACAA GTCAACCCTCTTGGGTAAAGTTCTTCGTATCAATGTGGATGGCAATGAGAGAGGGCCATTGTACAAAATCCCTCCAGATAACCCTTTCATACATGAGCAAGGAGCCCGACCTGAGATTTATGCTTATGGTGTCCGCAACATGTGGAGGTGCTCAGTCGACCGGGGTGACCCTCTAACTAAAGAGGGCAAAGGGCGCATCTTCTGTGGGGATGTAGGCCAAAACAAGTTTGAAGAGATTGACATCATAGAGAAAGGAAGGAACTATGGCTGGAGAGCTAAAGAGGGGTTCTCCTGCTACGATAAGAAGCTGTGTGACAACAGTTCATTAG AGGATGTCCTGCCTATTTATGCATACCCCCACAAGATGGGCAAGTCAGTTACAGGTGGCTATATCTACCGAGGCTGTGAATATCCTAACCTGAATGGCATGTACATTTTTGGAGACTTCATGAGTGG CCGTTTGATGAGTCTGCAggaggacagaaacacagggCACTGGAAATACAATGAAATATGCATGGGGATGGGCCTGACCTGTGCGTTCCCCAGACTGATCAACAACTACCACCAGTACATCATCTCTTTTGCAGAGGATGAAGCTG GGGAGCTGTACCTCATGTCCACTGGGATCCCAAGTGCTACATCACCTTCAGGAGTAGTTTATAAAGTGGTGGATCCATCAAG ACGTGCGCAACCAAGACAATGTCACTTTGACACGCTTCCAGTCAGAGTAAAAAGTAATCTCATCAAATTTGTTCCCCAGGAAA cATTGATTGGCCTTCAACCAGCAAGCAAAAACAAGCCTGAACCACAACCCACAGAATCATATGACTGGCTCCAGGTGCTCATTGACCAACTCAGAGCAGATCCCACAACCCCTTTACCAAGTGCAACCACATCCAAAGCACCCAAACATTCAAAACAGAAAGGTCGACGCAAGAAGGGCAAATCCAGAACAGAAAGTGCACCATTGCTCAAGAATGGAGCAGTGAGGTTAGTTGGAGATGAACCAGGCCACAGTGACCGTGGACGGGTGGAGATCTATGTTAATGGGGAGTGGGGTACTGTGTGTGATGACCTCTGGAGCACAACAAACGCAGAGGTGGTTTGTCGTCAGCTAGGTTACCGATACGCACTTAAGGCAGCCAAGAACTCAGAATTTGGTGAGGGAAAGCATTTGCCAATTCTTCTAGAtgatgttcagtgtgatgggaCAGAATCCAGTCTTCTTTACTGCAAGCATGGTGGCGTGGCGACACATAACTGTGCCCATAGTGAAGATGCTGGGGTTATATGTGGCAACGAAGACTACACTGTAGTAGTCTAA